Within the Dermacentor silvarum isolate Dsil-2018 chromosome 8, BIME_Dsil_1.4, whole genome shotgun sequence genome, the region CATAGAGgatgtttttttagctgcaccaaatttttaaaattagaaaaatatatatcttgttcGCGTTATCTTTACCATTTGAGTGCActgattggcggcctctagatacagagcaatttcagCACTTaggtgcgtaattagcaaagttacgctaataaactttctaattatcaacaataggtgactacagcaaataagcactttggggcccgtcctcgacactacctatcccaacgatcaaattttcaatagcggagttcatgtgagagctaagcgaccaattagttccccctggcaggctccttgaaaccgaaactggccacAAAAAGAgcgtcgtcgatgtcgccgcccccctgcctttcgtcacgtctccgaggtaggcgccggttcggcccgcgagcagcttgcgttatttccttgctatctgcggcgttcgccgtcgacgctacagactgatatcatgccgtgcctgtagtatcaaaagcccaaggagcggggttcgcgctacagcgcaacgtggcgcccgaaggaatgacgaagtaaatttggcggcccgccggcattgaagcgttaggccaactCCGCAAACAGctaggagataacgcaagctgctcgttgggccggaccagcggtgacgtcggagacgtgacgaaaggctggggggcggcgacatcgacgacacagacgctctttttgcggccagtttcagtttcaagcagcctgccaaggggaactaattgttcgcatagctcccacatgaactccgctattcaaaatttgatcattgggataggtagtgtcgaggacgggccccaaagtactcatctgctatagccacctattgttgataattagaaagttaattagcgtaactttgctaattacgggcgtaagtgcggaaattgctctgtatctagaggccgccaatacgtacactcgaatggtaaacataatgttaccaagatttacatttttctcattttaaaaatttggttcagctaaaaacAAACTCCCtgtatatttccagctgtcgctggaattcctcacggacgaaatagctatgaacggaaaaacggagaatatttccgtcacggcgagttgaGCAAATTGGGAAAAGtattaacagaatgcattttaatcaacactacaatagcaataatcatcatcatcatcagcctatatacaatagcaatactacctatacaaaacaatgcaacaccagctatacaacatagcatgagactgaatttacaagattaacatttgccaAGAAAACGAAACAGATTGTACATCATACACTCAGAGCCAtgcacaaaggcagaataataatcacatcagatacattacaagctaccaacgtatgagctgagttctttcttactgaaattatcgacatttttgtatttattcaaagtgaatggtagattatgtattaacgactgatgcttatagagtgttctgaaggatggaattgaccatatcacaggatttcttgtgttcgcaataatgcgacgacgctcgaatgaggataattgttttatgtagttccaggctaattctgacatggatggcctaatggatggtcaaaacgcctaattgaatatttaacataattacgctaattaactttttaattatttattttacggcacatctttcaatctacgaattatagccgctgagttcgcaaggcatatccacttggaacgaattctcaggactgaaccagtttcgaaatattaattttcaaagtgtctgacgaaatgaaTAGGCGTTCCAGTttactttttgaggaaaacgctgttttatgcattgaagcacgaaagtaactggccttatcgctaaaataatgcaatagtatcgacactggtagtAGTGCAATCACAAAaacggtaacatggaaatggtttgaggagtggttctttgtataatttatttttccttacgcggaaacaatgtttgtttttgtggaaaataaaaatagcttAGCTTGCACTGccggtgcaatgctaaagagacagcggagcttatgggcacctagctagtcctggcttttgggctagcctaagcactaccaagtcctgtaatttcccgtaatttatttgtaattgattgattattgattagctattgattggctatcgattgtctattgcaagatattagccacgtatttgggctaggctaagcactaccaagtcattcatagaattttccggaatttattggctATTGATTTATTATCGACtggctatttattggctatcaattgcctatcgatgactggctaagtttaagtagtccccaccattcttagctagatttaaccaggctcagcttcgctagttcacaggtgtatgtgccattgcgcttggaccctttctacactgctaccaggatcggcacacttttttggattcagcagacacattacgcccggctgaaacagctccgctgttaaaatgagaacgtcatctgttttactattttcttcgatacgatatacagtcatccgataagatataccatgggttctcaaagtgggttccgcggaaccctggggttccgcaggcccctgctcggggttccgcgagccactgataaattttccgtagtcccgcgctcgccaagtggctaaaacaGCGAAAAccaggtgcgctcgatccacagaacaTCCATTACTCATGcctgagtgtcaaaaagcacatcacagcgcgtaacggcaacgcgcgaactccgcaataaattcgcaagcagcttgtagccacccaacctccgaaaacgggcagcgcgcctaagctttcgcacttaaatctcggaggccgtaatttactaacatgcgcatttctcccgtttgtagatagcgtaggtgccgattgcgtgcgcactgacgtatccgttggaggaataaaaaaaatgaaaaaagaaatgcgcGGAGCATCGCAAATTTGCGTCGCAGAAGAGCacgaacggcgctagcgtccaaccgaaacgaagcggcgcagtccgcatcgccatggtcctcagcggcaatcgtgcgcagcacgtgattgacagcaacgccggagcgcttcgtgcctGTGCCCGTAAAGACTtaattcttgcgtttatcgccgcgcataacaccgcgttggcggcatgccgcgtgccttcataagtgcgtagttgccatccatgatcgcgtcgataaccaccgcagtttcgtccgcagcggttgcggcaaacagtagtttcgttttcactggGTGCGCACGTCGGCTGCGTGCCatggctgcgtgccttcacaactgcgtagtcgcctcccatggcagcgtcgatagcgaccgtggtttcgtccgcacttcttgcagctaacggtagtttcgttttgacttggtgcgtgcgttggccgcctgccttctgaacagcaaggtcgccgtccatgatcgcttCGATAGCAGTCGCGGTTTTgtgcgcagcggttgcggcaagcagtttTGCTTTAACTCAGTGCAAAGAtgtcgaagattaagagcacaggctacatcacgatggacggacaatttgttggcgagcagctgactggcgaaaaaataagcGGGATGTACGCGCGCAAGGCCTTCGCCGCTACAAGCGCTAATCAGTCAGCAGATGAGagtttcagcttccgcactggtttTGTGCTAAACATAAACAGGATTTgcggattcattgagtaaataaaagcatgtccacgtagttaagcatttgtttattattttcttgatacccttgataattcgacattcggttaattcggacattttaattcggttaattcgggaggggggggggaggggttccttggcgcttcatggagcttagcagggttccctggaacgaacatgcttgagaacccctgagatatacagtcaagagagcggtgtggatcagagaacggggacaatcgatattccagttgacattaagcggaaaaaatgaagctgggcaggctatgtaatgcgtaggatggataaccgatggaccattagagctacagaatggatacgaagataagggaagcgcagtcgaggacggcagaaaactaggtggggtgatgaagttagaaaattcgcaggcgcaaattggaatcacctattgcaagacagggttaatgggagatcgcagggagaggccttcgtcctgcagtggacataaatatagactgatgatgatgatgacagtaatTTTGCACGTgccacttcagcttggcacagaatgcattgaaccgtGCAATGCATAACcgttgcgtgtgctcgaaggcctacttaggttCATTAATGAGCGGGCCcaagtctggcccgggcccgtggcttcaagcccgagtccggcccgggcccgcagcctcaagcccgagcccgggcccggcccgagcctgccgaaaaacgcttcggacgggccgggcccgggctttcgggccggctcgggcccgtgcagagctctagacaacagcatgaaggtcacttcgctcgcttctgcagcagtgCTTAagttcctcacgccagcgtttgactcatcgagtgtgatgtgtttgtgtttgcctgtgggcgctgacaccatgcttgttaatatagtgaataagcgaatgtttacaagtttatatggacgagaaaactactattcttactttgtatagctgttgaatcaatttgctatcgcaatcgatacttagGGTGAAATTACAACTTTTTTTCAcgcgtaagaattaaaataaattgtgtgcagttcaacactactcccatttctgaatttttcctgtttcccggctcttgtgttttgtttttttacggtcccgtgaaaaacataTGAACCAGGTTCTACTGTAGTTGCCGTGGCTGATCGTCTGAGGAACCAAAGTCCACTTTGTATGGGTTCAGTCAGTTCAGACCGTGCACGTGATCGCATGCGTAGTCTTTATGTAATCGTCTACGGGTACGAACGTATCAAGGGCGAGCTTTTTGCGACGGTGATGACGCCCTACCCCCCACAGGCTAGACCTACTAACCAGCGTGCCTCGTTGGCGACCAGAGTTGTGGTTTGGTGCCGAGTCGTCGAAATGCATTGCAATGGCTGTATGGCACATGGAAAGCAGAGAAACGACCTTGGATAACGAAAGTGAGGGCACGGGCAACACTCGAATGGTGGCAACTTGTTCCGCGGTCGCAATGTTTTTGATTCGTGCATACGTTAATCAGTCCGAGAAATCGGATAAGACACTGTACTGCACCTGGAATTTCAATCGCCCGtgtttaaaaaaatattattgTTTGTCTGCTTCACACGAAGACCCACGGGTACTTGGACATCAACCTGTCAACATTCATACATTTCAACGGATGCAAAACtacgttttgcatatgtgcaggccttgaaaatagttgttttgattatagtgcggtaccgcttatagtgtggatattcgtgactccggcgacttaagtTATAAGTCGTCTACTCTATGTTACAGTTTGACGATGCACTGAACATCAGTGCCGAAAGATCGAAAGAAGTGCAACTGTATTGGTTGATTTTTTGTGTTCTAGATCGGGAACGTTGGCTCTGGGAAGTCTTGTGAAATGGGATTGtgtcaacgaggttctactgtaatcgGAGCATGTGGGTATTTCATGTGTATTTGGAGTTTGGGAAATTGGAGTAGGCCCAGAGCTAAGGCTTTCTCCTATGAATGTACACAGTTAAGCAGGCCTTGGTGTGGGCTGTCGTGAACCGATGTCAATGTCTCATGCAGAGGCAGAGAAGGAAGAAGACGGAGCTGCTGAGCCAATGGAGCAAGGCGAGGAGGCGGAGGAGTCGGATAAAAAGGAGGCCAAGCCACCTGCTGCCGTGGCGACCAAGTCGCAGGATGGCGCAAAGccgacagaaaaagaaaagggtgAGCGTGGTCGAGTGCGTTGTGAGGCTGCATGGCCCATGTGTTTAAGCCCAGAGATGGGGCACGACACGTCTCGTGCTGTCTTCATGgtcatttccctttttttttttttttgagtggttTCTGTGTTCAAGGGAAAGAGTGTGCACAGTTGGTAGAGCTGAGGGTCGCAAAAATAAGGAACTATATCTAGCAATCAGTTCACATGCTTTTTTTGCTGGGTTTCACATTTGCAGAAACTGCATCCAGCAGTCCTGAAAAGAAGAGCTCTGACAAAGCCGCCGCTGAGGCACGTAGCCCCGAAAAGGCAGTGTCTGAAAAGCCATCTCCCGAGAAACAGAGTCCAGAAAAACCAGTCACGGAAAAGCCAAGCGTTGAAAAGGCAAGTCCAGAAAAGGTCACCTCTGTAAAGCCGAGTCCTGAAAAGGTGAGCGCCGAAAAGCCGACTCAGCCAAGTCCGGGAAAGCCAGCTGTGGAGAAGGCGAGTCCCGAGAAGGCAAGCACCGAAAAGCCTGCGGCTGCAGTGCCCAGTCCCGTAAAGCCAAGCCCTGAAAAGCCTGCGGCTGCAGTGCCCGAGTCCCTGTAAAGCCAAGCACTGAAAAGCCCACGGCGGCAGTGCCAAGTCCCGCAAAGCCAAGCGTTGAAAAGCCGAGTGCTGAAAGGCCAAGCGTTGAAAAACCAAGTTCCGAGAAGCCAAGTGCTGCAAAGCCTAGCACCGAGAGATCAAGTGGCGAGAGACCAAGTGCTGAGAAACCAAGCCCCGAGAAGGCAAGCGTCCAAAAGTCAACTCCAGAAAAGTCTGGCCCCGAGAACCTGAGCCCCGTAAAGGCAGCGACCCCTGTGAAGCCAGATGCCGAGAAGCCGAGCCCCGTCAGGTCGGTGCCCGACAGGGCCCCTCTTCCAAAACCGAGTCCTGAAAAGCCGAGCTTCGAGAAACCCAGCCCCGAAAAGCAGCCGAGCAACGAGAACAAGCCGAGCGCCACAAATTTGAGCAACGTCAGTGCGGCAGGTCCCGAGAAGGCGGCCCCTGCAAGGCTGGCATCCAGCCCGGAGAAACCAAGTAGTGCGCCAGTGAGAAGTTCGGACGTAACGATGACACCCGTGGACGCAGCGAAGCCTGCCGTGGTGGCCCCTTCGCCGTCCGTGACGGCTCCTCCACCCCAGACTCCTCCTGCGCCAAAGCCAACGCATCCTCTCCCCCCGGTTCCTGCACCGGCCGTCGCAATGCCCACATTGGGACTAGCTGTGCCTAGAGAGAACGGGGATGTGGGATCGCAGCGCGGGGTGTTTTCGGTGTCTTGGCTGGACCTAATGGTGGAGCCAAATGTGGAGCGCGCCCTGCGTGCAGCGCAGGACGTGGACGTCCTAGCCTTGCAGGGAGTGGAAGCAGTCCACTGGGGACCCTTGGTGGCCCAGCTGCCCGAGGGATGTGAGCTGCTGCGGGGCACCGGGCTGGCGCTGGTGGTGCGGCGGTCGGCATTCCGAGTGCTCGGCCACAGCAGCCACACCTTGCAGAGTCTGGTCGCCAAGGTGAGCGGTGCCTGCCGGGCCGTTTCTTAGCTGTCCCAGAAAATGCGCCGTGTTTGTTCAGCACTCACGTGGGGCTGCGTGTGTTTAAGCCCAGAGATGTGGCACGACGACTACTGGTGATTATCATCAGCTGGCCTGTTTATGTCTGTCTGCTGccagacgaaggcctctccagtTGAGCGTTCTTGGTGTCAGCTGACTCAAACTTACGCCTTTAAATTTCGTAATCTGAGCAGACTGCCTAATCTTCTGCAGTCTTTGACTTCAATTTTCCTTCTATTGGAGGGTGTCACTCTTTACTGAAATGCCGAGTTAACTGCAACTGTGAATTGGGATTAAGTTCACGCTTACCTTCATATCCTTATGTAGTAACATTAAAGTTGAAAAAATACTTGCATCTTGGTATAATACATATTGAATGCAATGTTTTGAAAGTACTAACTTATATAGAGCTTCCTCTTTGCACTAGAGCAGTAAGTTACTGCTCCAAAGCATTCTTCTCTTGCTTGAAACAGGAAATTTTTCTGCTCCAAACTGTGATTTTTCCTGTTACGAAAGCTGTTTCAGAATGCCAAGTGCCGCTTCCATcaccatacctgccaactctcccgaattgtccGGGAGCCTCCCGAATTGTTCTCacatctcccgattgtacggacgcggcctcaaatctcccgaaaagtAGCCGCCACAGCaccgagtttttttttctcgtttttttttacgCCCTGCAATATAACCGCGCGAGAAATTTAAGCGGCACGGGAGCAGTTAGTCATCAACATGCATCTTGAATCGTAGATGCGGGCCGCCGGCACTACCACGAACGCGAGCAACCAAAGGGCGCTACCATATTGGATTTGCTGGATTGGCTCGTCTCAGGCTGGGTCGCGtgtttttagcaatccagtcgttataTGACCGCGAGTGTGTTAGGCTTCAtttggctttgtcaggttgtcgagtgaaGTGCGCATGCCAAACCACTCTTTGTTCCGCCGAGTTTAGTAGTTGGAACGATTGATGGTATAAGAACGTACCCGGCTCCTCGATAGCaggcacagaacccgtagcaattaagtcaaccagcgcgcttcgcgtggccataacatcgaatcagATTTTTGCGGCaatttttccggaaaaaaaaaaaaacatgcacataagtcgcaccattctataagacgcaccgacgaaaaattcagaaaaaagcgcgtcttatacaccggaaagtacggtagTTCGAACAATTGATGGCATTATCAGAAGCCAAGAATAAGTACTTGCACTTATTTCTGAGATCATGCAAGGCTGAGTTTCTGTGCTTTGTCACTTTGCGGAGTTGTGACAAGTATGGACTCTATACCACGTGCACTGTTTGGCACGGcggcaacattttttttgcccccccccccccctctcgtgCGGCAGTCCCCCGAATTTCCATGTTgttaggttggcaggtatgcatcaCTGCATGTTACAGTCAACCCCTCCACTTTATTTTCTTACATTACACATGCGAACATTTAGTGCACGGTAGATTTGGGGGCgcattagaatcgggtaaatacggtattaGCTATTGCATTACATGGCTTACTTAACTCTATATCTTCCTCTTAATCTCAGCTAGAGTACCAGCTACCACTGTTTTGCTTTGTAATCCATACTACCGTTTTGCTTTCTCTTTGCCTGTCATTTTTTAACTTCAACTTCAAATGCAGCCACGTCGGCTGCATTtaaatgggggtgaaatgcaaaaacgtctgtGCAGCGTGCATTGAGTGTGcattaaagaacccaaggtggtcgaaattaatccagagccccccACTAAGACGTGCCTCAGAATCAttttgtggttttggcacacaaaacccCAGAAGCTAATTAATTTAATTTTGCCTTTAAATCTTGAAGGCCTGCTTTGCCATCCTGAGGGTGCCGGAAGCCCATGCAAGCGTTGGAAGTTTGTCATGTTTGTGTCTATGTTGTAGCTCCGATGGCCTCATTATTTTTTAATTGAGAACAAATCACTGTCTGTCTTACCAAGAAAATCTGTTAAGGAAATAAATCAAGGTTATTGCATTTTGCATTTCTCCAAGTATGAAAATCTGGGTGCGCATTACAATTGAAGGTATGTTCGGGCCATGAAAAATCGGGTGCATGTTACAATAAAGAGCACCTTAGAATTCAGTAAATATGGTATGTGTCATCTGTGAAGCCATTTGAATAATGTAACAGTGGTGAATAAACTTTGGGAAAGGGATTCCTCTttctgtttattttattttatgcatTTTATAACTGCAGTCGAACCCGGTTATATCAAACGCACATATAACCAATTATTTTGTATAACGAATAGCAGTAAAAACCCCTTGAAAATTGTGGattaacatttttattttatatatcgattTACCTATACTttctgtgatccccttcagattcgatatgtcCGGGTTTCACTGTATTCCGAGAGCAGGCAGGACAACTAATTCTGTTCAGTAGGGGTGCAAGCTGTAGGCTGAATACAAGTTATAAGCCAACTGCAACAAAGCCTTGGGTCGCGTAAGAAGCCTAGTTTCAGGTAATGTAGATgtcgtatagactcgtgtaagggccccACTTCTCTCTTCACAATTTTGATGAGGTGCAGCTCTTGCATGGGACCGCACctttttggtcaaaatggtgctgGCAGATACAGCGACTTGTGCAAACCCCCGATCTAGTGCACACCccggctctcgccatctagtagcggcttGCAGATTGATGCGCGCGTCATCGGGCACCAAACGTGATTGCTTCTTCactggaaatttttttttctcaaattttGGGCGGCCAAGTTGGGgtgtgtggcccttacacgagtctatttGCTGCGAGGCATAAGGGGAATAAAAGGAGATCAAATGAAAGCTAACTTTGCATCTTGCAGGAAGTGCAGCAATGTCTCTACGAACAAGTCGTATTGCCTGCGTTCCAGGGCACATCTAAAGTAGGTGTCGGGCATTTGACGTTGCTAGAAGAGCTGAGCACTTGTGGCACAGTTTCTTGGTTGTTTTTTGTTGATCCTCAAGCCCAGGTAATGGTAAAGGATGGTTTAAGGGCCACTCCAGCCCATAGCCTCTGAAGAAATACTTCCAACGCCTGGGTAATGTTGTGGCGAAGAAAGCAGACACACAGGGAAATTAAGGCACGTCTTGTCATACGTTAGATTTCAGTGCTTGGGGGAGGGAGCGGTGATCTGATAGATCCCCTGATAGATCCGTCCGCCTCATCTGATCTGATGAGGCACGCTTTTCAACCGCATGGGCAGACCAACTGGCTCGATCGCCTGCCTCGTCTGATCAGACGAGGCAGGCGATCGAGCCAGTTGGTCTGCCCATGTGGTTGAAACGATCCCGACCATGCACTCCCTGTACCCGCTGCCCCTCAATTACTGAGACGTGAGGACTTGTGGAGCCTGTGAATTTGTCGACAGATTTGCAGCGTTTTTGTAACTTGCTTGAGGTCAGTGTAAATATACACTGTCGTGATGTTGGGTACTGCACTAATTGACTTGATGGCGTTGTCTGTGGCTTGTGATCTAAGTAGTAATGGGTCAGGCCTTTCGGTCTTGTAGATAAGGGAAGATCGAATTGTAGGAACAGATGGGCTCATGAAGGCGACCCTTCATCTCTAGCGCTCTATCTGTGAAATGAGTGAAGTGCTAGTATGAGTCAGTGTACTTGTGAGCGAGTACGCCAACCTATGAGTAGTATTTGATCGCCACTAACTCTAATGATGCAAGGCACATTCGAAAACTTTTCTgctgaaaaacaaacaaacttgaGGAGATGCCCTTTTAATACTTTTACATTTAACACCTGAGGTGTTTCGAGACCCTATAAAGGGATGGCTAAAGAGACAATAAGTTAGTGTAGAGAAGTGTACTGTTTCATAACCTCTTAGTGATTGACAGCAAGATGTTAAGAGGAAACATCTCTTTAATTTCACATCTGAACTGCAATGCTTATCACATGAGTGCAACATTACAAATTTAAGCAATATAAGCACGAGAAGTTTCCAAGGATGGCCACGTTGTGACCTTGCTTACATTCAAATGCTGCGTAATTATTCTTTACTGTTAAATTACAGAATTAATTTAATATGTGGCACAATTCTtcctgggtttttacgtgccaaaaccagttttgactatgaggcacaccgtagtggaggactccagattaattttgaccacctggggttctttaacgtgcactagagcGCACAATAAACTAAATCGATTACCTAaaaatgaagggaaaaaaaatgaagtactTTTTCTGTAGATTATTTTGTTGCAGGCACATTTGCACCAGCAGTGAAGTGGAATGTAGTCGAGGCAGTAACAGTTCTGTGCTTTTTGATTAAATGCATCGCAGGGCGGCGGTGCT harbors:
- the LOC119461661 gene encoding neurofilament heavy polypeptide isoform X3, coding for MPRRTARTAAAKQDAEAPAAEDGKSDETPAATEGAPRRSSRRAAARPAEYVATGGRTRRSSTAAQTAASTAEGHRSSPVESPATRVKSARRTSGPEEEEEEVTPRRRGRKPAAELRKAPAAEERPKRSARSTRGSRASATAAEEEEEEEEEKTPAPSRRRGAKRGAQQSEPESKRRKTQKGADKKEDEEEDEEGEQEEEPMETAEEEKAEKKPASEAEKEEDGAAEPMEQGEEAEESDKKEAKPPAAVATKSQDGAKPTEKEKETASSSPEKKSSDKAAAEARSPEKAVSEKPSPEKQSPEKPVTEKPSVEKASPEKVTSVKPSPEKVSAEKPTQPSPGKPAVEKASPEKASTEKPAAAVPSPVKPSPEKPAAAVPDPAKPSVEKPSAERPSVEKPSSEKPSAAKPSTERSSGERPSAEKPSPEKASVQKSTPEKSGPENLSPVKAATPVKPDAEKPSPVRSVPDRAPLPKPSPEKPSFEKPSPEKQPSNENKPSATNLSNVSAAGPEKAAPARLASSPEKPSSAPVRSSDVTMTPVDAAKPAVVAPSPSVTAPPPQTPPAPKPTHPLPPVPAPAVAMPTLGLAVPRENGDVGSQRGVFSVSWLDLMVEPNVERALRAAQDVDVLALQGVEAVHWGPLVAQLPEGCELLRGTGLALVVRRSAFRVLGHSSHTLQSLVAKDLESLDEADREAVQNHLRLTPDGHLLTVRLQPLLSGQSPVGDQRQLVVANAALSPASPSINALQVCCVARELCREVGGGTPAGRMLVGRLQLMAGSPAYQLLRDGYLDDDMIEELQRHRNVALPGRENAALVNLLWKAFQHPSSSLRSCYAAKAEEGVPAQCPANSPAWFSSENLRLQQPLTEGSHLARLAFCSP